In one Winogradskyella sp. MH6 genomic region, the following are encoded:
- a CDS encoding GumC family protein gives MKSKTPTVDLKQTLELFLSYWKWILLCVIIAIMLGFTHLRYADYEYKANATIKIRDEEQSQKLPSLDDVKANGLFSGGADKIKDEIRVIRSREIAENIVKNLDLNIRYYADGKIKEKEFYKDSPIKINFYESDSIIDKIGRVLFIKIKSPTQYLLFNEKEQSLFDDREDADGKLYDFGEKVNTPYGGFYIVPNDGKYAPKPGTNIKIAIIPVRKLINAYSKNVTISTEKGSSVIGLELKETVAQRAIDYLDELIKEYNNDVLKDKEEVVKVTSDFITNRLQKVSKELEEVDYTAEELQKRNNLTALGAQADLNLQANKQLEQQIASTATNIQLISFLQEEIQAEGRSSDMLPADVGIGDASTAQMIASHNELVAERNRILKNSSSKNPVVINLNDQINALKSNLERSLSNMKQTSELTLNNLNKENSRIRGQLYAAPTKARQFRDIKRQQDIKESLYLYLLEKREESAIRLGMYTPNAKIIENAYSSFMPIAPKPAIIYLASLILGLMIPIGIIYLINLLDSKIYNKNDLVNMLDIPYLGDIPKTSKKQKLIKRVDYSPKAEAFRIVRSNIDFILRNQKDQQKRIFITSTKAQEGKSHTSTNLASSISFSEKSVLLIEMDIRVPKILDYLGIKEKPKKGLSDYLADSSIKPQDIVVKHPENEFLYIIPSGTIPPNPSELLMSPRVTELFKYFEKKYDYIVADTSAVGLVSDTLLISELADLFIYVVSADNVDKRRLVNIAQPLFEDKRLPNMTMLLNGIKPGKKGYGYGYGYGNNPNKKKKWYSFS, from the coding sequence ATGAAATCCAAAACACCCACTGTAGACTTAAAACAAACATTAGAATTATTCCTTTCATATTGGAAATGGATTCTTCTATGTGTAATTATAGCCATAATGCTCGGTTTTACGCATCTTCGTTATGCTGATTATGAATACAAAGCAAATGCAACCATAAAAATTAGAGACGAAGAGCAATCTCAAAAATTACCAAGTTTAGATGATGTTAAGGCGAATGGTTTGTTTTCGGGTGGTGCAGATAAAATTAAAGATGAGATTAGAGTTATTAGATCTAGAGAAATTGCTGAAAATATAGTTAAAAATTTAGATCTTAATATTAGATACTATGCTGACGGAAAAATAAAAGAAAAAGAATTTTACAAAGATTCTCCTATTAAGATAAATTTCTATGAAAGTGATTCTATTATTGATAAAATAGGCAGAGTCTTATTCATAAAAATAAAATCACCAACTCAATATCTGCTTTTCAACGAAAAAGAGCAGTCTCTATTTGATGACAGAGAGGATGCTGATGGGAAACTATATGATTTTGGAGAGAAAGTTAACACGCCTTACGGAGGCTTTTATATAGTCCCTAATGATGGTAAATATGCCCCAAAACCGGGAACAAACATAAAAATCGCTATTATTCCTGTAAGAAAGTTAATTAATGCATATTCTAAAAACGTAACTATATCCACTGAAAAAGGTTCTAGTGTCATAGGTTTAGAACTTAAAGAAACTGTAGCACAACGAGCCATTGATTATTTAGACGAGCTCATCAAAGAATACAATAATGATGTGCTTAAAGATAAAGAGGAAGTTGTAAAAGTAACATCCGATTTTATAACAAATAGACTTCAAAAGGTATCTAAAGAATTAGAAGAGGTTGATTATACTGCTGAGGAACTTCAAAAGCGAAATAATCTTACCGCTTTAGGAGCTCAAGCTGACCTTAACCTACAAGCTAACAAACAGTTAGAACAACAAATAGCAAGTACTGCTACAAATATTCAGCTTATTTCTTTCTTACAGGAAGAAATTCAGGCTGAAGGCAGAAGTAGTGACATGCTTCCTGCCGACGTAGGTATTGGAGATGCTTCAACAGCACAAATGATTGCCAGCCATAATGAATTAGTTGCTGAGAGAAATCGAATACTAAAAAATTCTAGTTCAAAAAACCCTGTAGTTATTAATCTTAACGATCAAATCAACGCACTTAAATCTAATTTAGAACGTTCGTTAAGCAATATGAAACAAACTTCTGAATTAACATTAAATAACTTAAACAAGGAAAATTCAAGAATTAGAGGTCAACTTTATGCCGCACCTACAAAAGCAAGACAGTTTAGAGATATCAAAAGACAACAAGATATCAAGGAATCTTTATACTTATATCTTTTAGAAAAGCGTGAGGAATCAGCTATTAGACTTGGTATGTATACTCCAAATGCTAAAATTATAGAGAATGCATACTCCTCTTTCATGCCTATTGCTCCTAAACCTGCTATTATTTATCTAGCTTCTTTAATTTTAGGTTTAATGATTCCTATTGGAATTATTTATCTGATAAATCTTTTGGACTCTAAGATTTATAACAAGAATGATCTAGTTAATATGCTAGACATACCTTATTTAGGTGATATTCCTAAAACATCTAAAAAACAAAAGCTAATAAAGCGTGTTGATTATTCTCCTAAAGCTGAAGCATTTAGAATAGTAAGATCTAACATTGATTTTATTCTTAGAAATCAAAAAGATCAACAAAAGAGAATATTTATTACATCTACTAAAGCCCAAGAAGGGAAATCACATACTAGTACTAACCTAGCAAGCTCAATATCATTTTCAGAAAAATCGGTCTTATTAATCGAAATGGACATACGTGTTCCTAAAATTTTAGATTATTTAGGAATTAAAGAAAAACCAAAAAAAGGCTTATCAGATTACTTAGCTGATAGCTCTATTAAACCTCAGGATATTGTTGTAAAACATCCAGAGAACGAATTTTTATATATAATTCCTTCGGGTACCATCCCTCCTAACCCTTCAGAATTATTAATGAGTCCAAGGGTAACTGAGCTTTTTAAATATTTTGAAAAGAAATATGATTATATAGTGGCTGACACATCTGCTGTTGGATTAGTAAGCGATACTCTACTTATTTCAGAACTTGCAGACTTATTCATTTATGTTGTTAGCGCTGATAACGTAGATAAAAGAAGGCTTGTTAATATAGCTCAACCATTATTTGAAGACAAACGCCTTCCAAATATGACAATGCTATTAAATGGTATCAAACCAGGCAAAAAGGGATATGGTTACGGGTATGGTTATGGTAACAATCCAAACAAGAAGAAAAAGTGGTATAGCTTTTCTTAA
- a CDS encoding polysaccharide deacetylase family protein, whose translation MKTLMLHSVGCENDNWYRKWLSISLDHFENFCKYLVNNNFETVFLDSWAKDPNAKNKVVLTFDDGYLDNWVYAYPILKKYGLKGTIFVNPEFIQNETEIRPNLEDVWSKKIDESKLAKLGFLNWSELSLMQDSGVIDIQSHSMSHDFYFYSNKIVDIYTGQPKYNWLPWLSQPKRKPYYINEDQSKFVDDGLPIFEYDRALRVRRYIPNDKFVEYSINEFSKLGDTLDKKKFIENLNEKLEEFPGKFESDEDMLNRFNYELAESKRIIEEKLNKPVEFICWPGGGFNQSSVNVAEKANYKAMTANAKKTVSLNLDDMQIIKRNAMTSFIQTSKRNHYIKNPQFLVTLFKYHNGSLLNKYKYRFRKLVLVILDKLF comes from the coding sequence ATGAAAACCTTAATGCTACATAGTGTTGGTTGTGAAAACGATAATTGGTACAGGAAATGGCTTTCTATTTCTCTAGATCATTTTGAGAATTTTTGCAAATATCTAGTTAATAATAATTTTGAAACTGTATTTCTAGATTCATGGGCTAAGGATCCTAATGCAAAAAATAAGGTTGTTCTCACTTTTGATGATGGTTATTTAGATAACTGGGTTTACGCATATCCAATATTAAAGAAATATGGATTGAAAGGTACAATATTTGTAAATCCTGAATTTATTCAAAATGAGACTGAAATTAGACCTAACCTTGAGGATGTATGGAGTAAAAAGATAGATGAATCTAAACTTGCTAAGCTAGGTTTTTTAAATTGGTCCGAACTAAGTTTAATGCAAGATTCAGGTGTGATTGATATTCAATCTCACAGCATGAGTCATGATTTTTATTTTTATTCGAATAAAATAGTAGACATTTACACAGGACAACCAAAATATAATTGGTTACCATGGTTATCACAACCAAAAAGAAAACCTTACTATATCAATGAGGATCAATCTAAATTTGTTGACGATGGACTACCTATATTTGAATATGATAGAGCTTTGAGAGTTAGAAGATATATACCAAATGACAAGTTTGTTGAATATTCTATAAATGAATTTTCAAAATTAGGTGATACACTAGACAAAAAAAAGTTCATTGAAAATTTAAACGAAAAGCTAGAAGAATTTCCTGGCAAATTTGAATCAGATGAAGACATGCTAAATCGCTTCAATTATGAACTAGCAGAAAGCAAACGAATAATAGAAGAAAAACTAAATAAACCTGTTGAGTTTATATGCTGGCCTGGTGGAGGTTTTAATCAATCTAGCGTAAATGTTGCGGAAAAGGCCAACTACAAAGCTATGACAGCCAATGCAAAAAAAACTGTATCGCTAAATTTAGATGATATGCAGATTATTAAAAGAAATGCAATGACATCATTTATACAGACTTCTAAAAGAAACCATTATATTAAAAATCCTCAATTTTTAGTAACTTTATTCAAATATCACAATGGTAGTTTGTTGAATAAATATAAGTACCGTTTTCGTAAATTAGTTCTCGTTATTCTAGATAAGCTGTTTTAA
- a CDS encoding proline dehydrogenase family protein: MINRSLFENTATAFALKSDSELERAYFLFKMISSQPLVRIGTAATNFALKANLPVEGLIRSTVFDHFCGGVNEEDCLSVIDKLYTKCVSSVLDYSVEGKEVEEEFDNALEKILKIIHFCDERDAMPIVVFKPTGFGRFLLYQKKTEGKALTASENDEWDRIVGRFNAVCKLAKEKDVEVLIDAEESWMQDAADNLVEDMMRKYNKGKTIVYNTLQCYRWDRLDYLKALHEKGKKEGFNIGMKIVRGAYMEKERNRAEEKGYRSPICENKKETDDTFNNTLIYILENLSDISVFIGTHNEASCYLAMELMEKYNIHKEDNNVWFGQLYGMSDHISYNLAAEGYNVAKYIPFGPVKDVMPYLIRRAEENTSVAGQTNRELTLLKTERKRRKV, encoded by the coding sequence ATGATTAATCGTTCTCTCTTTGAAAATACAGCAACTGCTTTTGCACTAAAATCTGATTCTGAATTGGAGCGTGCTTATTTCTTGTTTAAAATGATATCTTCTCAGCCACTTGTTCGTATTGGAACAGCTGCGACTAACTTTGCGCTTAAGGCTAATTTGCCTGTGGAGGGTTTAATTCGGTCAACAGTTTTCGATCATTTCTGTGGTGGTGTTAATGAGGAAGATTGCTTGTCTGTTATAGATAAGCTTTATACAAAGTGTGTGAGCTCTGTTTTGGATTATTCGGTTGAGGGTAAAGAAGTGGAAGAGGAGTTTGATAATGCCCTTGAAAAGATTTTAAAGATTATTCATTTCTGTGATGAAAGGGACGCTATGCCAATAGTAGTGTTTAAACCTACAGGATTCGGAAGGTTCTTGTTATATCAAAAGAAAACCGAAGGAAAAGCGCTAACAGCTTCTGAAAATGATGAGTGGGACAGAATTGTTGGGAGATTTAATGCTGTTTGCAAACTAGCCAAAGAAAAGGATGTTGAAGTTTTGATTGATGCCGAAGAAAGTTGGATGCAAGATGCAGCAGATAATTTGGTAGAAGATATGATGCGCAAGTACAATAAGGGTAAAACGATTGTTTATAACACGCTTCAATGTTATCGTTGGGATAGGTTAGATTACCTTAAAGCATTACATGAGAAGGGTAAGAAAGAAGGTTTTAATATTGGGATGAAGATTGTACGAGGTGCATACATGGAAAAAGAACGCAATAGAGCAGAGGAAAAAGGTTATAGATCACCTATTTGTGAGAATAAAAAAGAAACCGACGATACTTTTAATAATACACTCATTTATATCTTAGAAAACTTAAGTGACATCTCTGTTTTTATTGGTACACACAATGAGGCTAGTTGTTACTTAGCTATGGAGCTTATGGAAAAATATAATATTCATAAAGAGGATAATAATGTTTGGTTTGGTCAATTGTATGGCATGAGTGACCATATTAGTTATAACTTAGCAGCTGAAGGTTATAATGTAGCTAAATATATTCCTTTTGGTCCGGTTAAAGATGTTATGCCTTATCTTATAAGAAGGGCAGAGGAGAACACTTCTGTTGCAGGCCAAACCAATAGAGAATTGACCCTGTTGAAGACTGAGAGGAAAAGACGTAAGGTCTAA
- the aroB gene encoding 3-dehydroquinate synthase, producing MKSIKTKNAIVHFNDNIYKELNAYIKSSNPSKIFVLVDTNTHDACLPKFLSQVESGDIVVEVMEMPEGEDHKTIDICTGVWEAMSEYYADRKSLMINLGGGVVTDLGGFVASTFMRGIDYINVPTSLLAMVDASVGGKTGVDLGNLKNQIGIISEGSMVLIDTSFLETLPNNHMVSGYAEMLKHGLIQNKSYWNTLVNFENLDGSALDNMIYDSVVIKNNIVSEDPTEKGLRKVLNFGHTLGHAIESYFLGNGDKVPLLHGEAIAIGMLLEAYVSTKTTGLSEEEFKEIEKGILKTFSKVEITENDQKIIINLLQYDKKNSHGKIKFVLLEAIGKPKINCEVDNDIILDAFKHYNS from the coding sequence ATGAAATCTATAAAGACCAAAAATGCCATTGTTCACTTTAATGATAATATCTACAAAGAACTTAATGCATATATAAAATCCTCTAACCCTTCAAAAATATTTGTGCTTGTAGATACAAACACTCATGATGCATGTTTACCCAAGTTTTTGTCTCAAGTTGAATCTGGTGATATAGTTGTAGAGGTTATGGAAATGCCAGAGGGAGAAGACCACAAAACCATTGATATTTGCACTGGAGTATGGGAAGCTATGTCGGAGTATTACGCAGACCGAAAAAGCCTAATGATAAATTTAGGAGGAGGAGTTGTAACTGATCTAGGAGGATTTGTAGCCAGCACCTTTATGCGTGGCATAGATTACATTAATGTTCCTACATCTTTACTAGCAATGGTAGACGCCTCTGTTGGTGGTAAAACAGGTGTAGATCTTGGCAATCTAAAAAATCAAATAGGTATCATTAGCGAAGGTAGTATGGTCTTAATAGACACCTCGTTCTTAGAAACTTTACCTAATAATCATATGGTTTCTGGTTATGCTGAAATGTTAAAACACGGTCTAATTCAAAATAAGTCTTACTGGAACACTCTTGTAAATTTTGAGAATTTAGATGGCTCTGCTTTAGATAACATGATTTATGATTCTGTTGTCATAAAAAACAACATAGTTTCTGAAGACCCAACTGAAAAAGGACTCAGAAAAGTCTTAAACTTTGGGCATACTCTAGGCCATGCCATTGAAAGTTACTTTTTAGGCAATGGAGATAAAGTTCCTTTATTGCATGGCGAAGCTATTGCTATAGGCATGTTGCTAGAAGCCTATGTTTCTACAAAAACTACTGGATTATCAGAAGAAGAGTTTAAAGAAATTGAAAAAGGTATATTAAAAACCTTCTCTAAGGTTGAAATAACCGAGAATGATCAAAAAATTATTATCAATCTGTTACAATACGACAAAAAGAACAGCCACGGTAAAATAAAATTTGTTTTACTTGAAGCGATTGGTAAACCTAAAATAAATTGCGAAGTTGATAATGATATTATACTAGATGCATTTAAGCATTATAATTCTTGA
- a CDS encoding Lrp/AsnC family transcriptional regulator, translating into MPKFKLDEVDHQILDMLIDNTRIPFTDIAKKLLISAGTVHVRVKKMEEAGIIKGSSLTLDYKKLGYSFIAYVGIFLQNTSQTKFVLERIESIPYVTVAHITTGKFNIFCKIRAKNTMHAKDIIFNIDDIEGVYRTETMISLEESINDKKRLMHTIFNEL; encoded by the coding sequence ATGCCAAAGTTTAAATTAGACGAAGTTGACCACCAAATATTGGATATGCTTATAGATAATACGCGTATTCCTTTTACAGATATTGCAAAAAAATTATTGATTTCTGCAGGTACAGTTCATGTACGTGTTAAGAAAATGGAAGAAGCCGGAATCATTAAAGGCTCTTCGCTTACATTAGATTATAAGAAACTAGGTTATTCATTTATAGCTTATGTGGGTATTTTTCTTCAGAATACATCTCAGACAAAGTTTGTTTTAGAGCGTATAGAGAGTATCCCTTATGTTACAGTAGCGCATATTACTACAGGGAAATTCAATATTTTTTGTAAAATTAGAGCAAAAAATACCATGCATGCTAAGGATATTATCTTTAATATAGATGATATTGAAGGTGTTTACAGAACAGAGACTATGATATCTCTAGAAGAAAGCATAAATGACAAAAAACGCTTAATGCATACAATATTTAATGAGCTATAG
- a CDS encoding M14 family metallopeptidase, with product MILEQLKSLFSLLKTPDLFGRYITNSDIEKCLKKIPDSMTSVVGYSVENKPIYSLTFGNGPKKVLMWSQMHGNESTTTKALFDCFNLFLTNNTLPNSILESCTLLVIPILNPDGAERYTRLNANEVDLNRDAQDLSQPESRILREVFDDFKPDYCFNLHGQRTIYNVGGTGNSSVLSFLSPSQDEERLLTINRKQAMGIIVEINSVLQQLIPNGVARYDDGFNLNCVGDTFQSLNVPTVLFEAGHYPNDYNREEVRYLMFLAILKALDAISKGIEVGNYKDYFSIPENAKQFYDIIIRNATLEEGSTQKTDIGIQYQERLLDGKIEFIPVIEAISKLDDFYGHKEIDAKGQVVKSQHNKRLKVTNENDFVLKNNEKISLKP from the coding sequence ATGATATTAGAGCAACTAAAAAGTTTATTTTCTTTACTTAAAACACCAGACTTATTTGGTAGGTATATAACCAATTCTGACATAGAAAAATGTCTAAAAAAAATTCCGGATTCAATGACTTCGGTTGTAGGCTATTCTGTAGAAAATAAACCAATCTATAGTTTAACATTTGGTAATGGACCCAAAAAAGTTTTGATGTGGTCTCAGATGCATGGAAATGAATCTACGACTACAAAAGCGCTTTTTGATTGCTTTAATTTATTTTTAACCAACAATACATTACCAAATTCTATTTTAGAATCCTGCACATTATTGGTAATACCAATTCTTAATCCAGATGGTGCTGAGCGTTATACACGTCTCAATGCTAATGAAGTTGATTTAAATAGAGATGCGCAAGACTTGTCGCAGCCAGAAAGTAGGATTTTAAGGGAGGTTTTTGATGATTTTAAACCAGATTATTGCTTTAATCTTCATGGGCAGCGTACTATTTACAATGTAGGAGGAACAGGTAATTCTTCCGTGCTCTCTTTTTTATCTCCTTCGCAAGATGAAGAACGTTTGCTAACCATAAACAGAAAGCAAGCCATGGGAATTATTGTTGAAATCAATTCCGTATTACAGCAACTAATACCTAATGGTGTAGCGCGATACGATGATGGTTTTAACCTTAATTGTGTTGGTGACACATTTCAAAGTTTAAACGTGCCAACAGTTTTGTTTGAAGCTGGTCATTATCCTAATGACTACAATAGGGAAGAGGTAAGGTATTTAATGTTTTTGGCTATTCTAAAGGCTTTAGATGCTATATCTAAAGGGATAGAGGTTGGTAACTATAAAGATTATTTTTCAATCCCTGAAAACGCTAAACAGTTTTATGATATCATTATTAGAAATGCTACACTAGAAGAAGGTTCTACACAAAAAACAGATATAGGCATTCAATATCAAGAACGATTACTCGATGGTAAAATTGAGTTTATTCCGGTTATTGAGGCTATTTCAAAGTTAGATGACTTTTATGGTCACAAAGAGATTGATGCTAAAGGACAAGTTGTAAAAAGTCAACACAATAAGAGGTTGAAAGTTACTAACGAAAACGATTTCGTATTAAAAAATAATGAAAAAATCTCACTAAAACCTTAA
- a CDS encoding helix-turn-helix transcriptional regulator — MINSSDFANRLQKVIDFYDETASGFAEKIGVQRSSISHILSGRNKPSLDFVMKVLHSYPEVELYWLLNGKGHFPSEKIEASNIPNSELDLTIEKNNKPNFESSEIEKIVIFYKDGTFKSYNP; from the coding sequence ATGATAAACTCATCAGATTTTGCCAATCGCTTACAAAAAGTCATAGATTTTTATGATGAAACTGCTTCTGGTTTTGCTGAAAAAATTGGAGTTCAGAGATCAAGTATTTCTCATATTCTTTCCGGTAGAAATAAACCTAGTTTAGATTTTGTAATGAAGGTACTTCACTCCTATCCTGAAGTAGAATTATATTGGCTCTTAAATGGTAAAGGTCATTTTCCGTCTGAAAAAATTGAAGCTTCAAACATTCCTAATTCAGAACTGGATTTAACAATTGAAAAAAACAACAAACCTAACTTTGAAAGTTCTGAAATTGAAAAAATAGTCATCTTCTACAAAGATGGCACCTTTAAAAGCTACAATCCATAA
- a CDS encoding TerC family protein — translation MLEFLFTSDAIMALLTLTFLEIILGIDNIVFISIAANKLPEHQRSKATNIGLVLAMIQRIILLLFVTFLIGLSEPFFTYESEWLKIALSWQAIILFAGGLFLIYKSTSEIREKVEDPGHDEEGIKSKAIKSLSQAVTQILIIDFIFSVDSILTAVGMTNGLHPNSNYTLILMIIAVVISIVVMIGFANPIRKFIDRNPSMQILGLAFLILIGFMLITEAAHLSHTEFFGKTVGAIPKGYLYFAIAFSLFVEFLNFKTKKKTKKE, via the coding sequence ATGCTAGAGTTTTTATTCACATCAGATGCTATAATGGCACTTCTAACATTAACCTTTCTTGAGATAATTCTCGGGATTGATAATATTGTGTTTATTTCTATAGCTGCCAACAAACTCCCAGAACACCAAAGAAGCAAAGCCACCAACATAGGCTTAGTTTTAGCAATGATACAACGCATTATTTTGCTGCTCTTTGTTACGTTTTTGATTGGCCTAAGTGAACCATTCTTTACATACGAATCTGAATGGTTAAAAATTGCACTAAGTTGGCAAGCTATCATCTTATTTGCTGGTGGATTATTTTTAATTTACAAAAGCACTTCTGAAATTAGAGAAAAGGTTGAAGATCCTGGGCATGATGAAGAAGGCATTAAATCAAAAGCCATCAAATCTTTATCTCAGGCTGTCACACAAATTTTAATCATTGATTTTATTTTCTCAGTAGATTCAATTTTAACTGCTGTAGGCATGACTAACGGCTTGCACCCAAACAGCAACTACACACTTATTTTAATGATTATTGCAGTTGTAATTTCTATAGTTGTAATGATAGGTTTTGCCAACCCAATTCGAAAATTTATTGACCGAAATCCAAGTATGCAAATACTAGGTTTGGCTTTTTTAATCCTTATTGGCTTTATGCTAATTACCGAAGCTGCACACCTGTCTCACACAGAATTCTTTGGCAAAACTGTTGGAGCAATACCAAAAGGGTACTTATATTTCGCTATTGCATTTTCTTTATTTGTGGAGTTTTTAAATTTCAAAACAAAAAAGAAAACAAAAAAAGAATAG